The following proteins come from a genomic window of Nitrospirota bacterium:
- the flgM gene encoding flagellar biosynthesis anti-sigma factor FlgM: MTMRINDKIDNVGGVQRPDIPREKAAVEKPEAAAKTDQVTFSEKAKEIAKLQAEAGTVPEIRADRVEEVKKAITSGTYTVKGEAVAGKLLKEAIIDSLV, encoded by the coding sequence ATGACCATGAGGATTAACGACAAGATCGACAATGTAGGTGGAGTACAGAGGCCGGATATTCCCCGGGAAAAAGCGGCGGTTGAGAAGCCCGAGGCGGCGGCAAAGACCGATCAGGTGACCTTCTCCGAGAAGGCGAAGGAGATCGCGAAGCTTCAGGCCGAGGCCGGCACTGTTCCCGAGATCAGGGCCGATCGGGTTGAAGAGGTTAAAAAAGCTATCACTTCAGGGACGTACACGGTAAAAGGTGAAGCGGTAGCAGGGAAATTGCTGAAGGAGGCTATCATTGACTCACTTGTATGA
- the csrA gene encoding carbon storage regulator CsrA produces the protein MLVLTRKAGQTINIGDTISIKIVEIGNGYVKLGIEAPKELPIYREELYEKLKQLNKEAVHMDIDKLKDFLGLK, from the coding sequence ATGCTTGTTTTAACCCGTAAGGCCGGACAGACGATAAATATAGGGGATACCATCTCGATCAAGATAGTGGAGATCGGCAACGGCTACGTCAAGCTCGGGATCGAGGCGCCAAAAGAGCTGCCCATCTACCGTGAGGAGCTGTACGAAAAGCTGAAACAGTTGAATAAAGAGGCGGTGCACATGGATATTGATAAACTCAAGGACTTTTTAGGGTTGAAATAA
- the flgK gene encoding flagellar hook-associated protein FlgK — protein sequence MSILGVFDIGKTAMYVTRKSLDTTAHNVANINTPGYTRQELLLENVPSGAFSSTGLSGRGVKTTGVTRLYDSFVSLQIKTEKSNLAYWEAYEQGILKIENVFNEASESGLSTAMTDFFNAWQELANNPEGYAERSLLIKKAEYLASRVNRAAATLDEERNELVKSSEFLVDEVNTITAKIADLNEKISASPGALDLMDQRDSLVERLNEIVKVTTFEDNVGRYSVMISGVPLVDGARVFQMDTSIDLNNDLHFYVNFTSPTGALVESREISQYITGGELKANYYLRDTQIPEYINKMNVLALNLSDAVNYYHRQGYGADGSTGNNFFNQLYTATETDAGAPNSASVTSMKVTNDTVFNYHQYRITYDNTLLPAPPFVVQDITDGTTLAAYNAVTNPYGVQVSTTTAGSTTYTDISFNGMTVRISDQGSTLSNGDSFDVQLNANAALEIGVTLVEPQKIAAAQGEVVTVDDTNNSIRFSENGGTSFVTATIPSGNYTRSQLAAVLQQALQGADSGTNFLYDVTYNAATRKYTVTNADTLGANDNPNAIVLDWTNTASTARGLFGFTSNSTISAAGSDISDNAVYPVLPGDNRNAKAIAGLANQAVVAGRKPIDFYREIVSDVGVESLSAKDSQKFQRALVDELEGRRQQISGISLDEEAANLIKYQKSFEAAAKMIGIADELLEVLLGMTGR from the coding sequence ATGTCCATACTCGGTGTTTTCGACATCGGAAAGACCGCGATGTACGTGACGAGGAAATCCCTCGATACGACGGCCCATAACGTTGCCAACATCAATACTCCCGGCTATACGAGACAGGAGCTCCTGCTCGAAAACGTCCCTTCGGGAGCCTTCTCGAGCACGGGATTGAGCGGTCGCGGTGTCAAGACCACCGGGGTAACACGGCTCTACGACTCCTTCGTGTCGCTCCAGATAAAGACCGAGAAGTCGAATCTCGCCTACTGGGAGGCCTATGAGCAGGGCATTCTCAAGATCGAGAACGTCTTCAACGAGGCGTCCGAATCAGGCCTCTCTACAGCGATGACCGATTTTTTCAATGCCTGGCAGGAGCTCGCCAATAATCCCGAAGGATATGCGGAAAGATCCCTGCTCATCAAAAAGGCCGAGTACCTCGCCTCGCGGGTGAACAGGGCCGCTGCCACGCTCGACGAGGAGCGCAACGAGCTGGTGAAGAGCAGCGAGTTCCTGGTCGACGAGGTGAACACCATAACGGCCAAGATAGCCGACCTGAATGAGAAGATATCCGCCTCCCCCGGCGCCCTCGATCTTATGGACCAGCGGGACAGCCTGGTGGAGCGGCTGAACGAGATCGTGAAGGTAACCACCTTCGAAGATAACGTAGGCCGGTACTCGGTCATGATCAGCGGCGTTCCTCTGGTGGACGGAGCCCGTGTATTTCAAATGGATACGAGCATCGATTTAAATAACGACCTGCATTTTTATGTCAATTTCACCTCTCCTACGGGAGCGCTTGTCGAATCCCGGGAGATATCGCAGTACATTACGGGCGGCGAGCTCAAAGCGAACTACTACTTGAGAGACACGCAAATACCCGAATATATAAACAAAATGAATGTCCTTGCCCTGAACCTCTCCGATGCGGTCAACTATTACCACCGCCAGGGATACGGCGCGGACGGCTCGACAGGGAACAATTTTTTCAATCAGCTCTACACCGCGACAGAAACAGACGCTGGTGCTCCCAACAGCGCCTCGGTGACCTCGATGAAGGTGACCAATGATACGGTTTTTAATTACCATCAATACCGTATCACGTACGATAATACATTGCTGCCGGCGCCGCCTTTTGTCGTGCAGGATATAACCGACGGTACTACGTTAGCGGCCTACAATGCGGTTACTAACCCTTACGGAGTCCAGGTCAGCACCACAACAGCGGGGAGCACTACGTATACGGATATCTCGTTCAACGGGATGACGGTAAGGATCAGCGACCAGGGCAGCACCCTGAGCAACGGCGATTCGTTCGATGTTCAACTGAACGCGAATGCCGCCCTCGAGATCGGCGTCACGCTGGTAGAGCCTCAGAAGATAGCGGCAGCCCAGGGCGAGGTGGTCACGGTCGACGACACGAACAACAGCATCAGGTTCAGCGAGAACGGCGGAACGAGCTTTGTTACGGCAACGATACCGTCCGGAAATTATACGAGATCGCAGCTCGCCGCGGTATTGCAGCAGGCGCTCCAGGGCGCTGACAGCGGAACGAACTTCCTCTACGATGTTACGTATAACGCTGCGACGAGGAAATATACCGTAACCAATGCAGATACGCTCGGTGCAAATGACAACCCCAATGCCATCGTGCTCGATTGGACGAATACCGCGTCGACGGCGAGAGGATTGTTCGGCTTTACCTCGAATTCGACCATCAGTGCCGCGGGCTCGGATATAAGCGACAATGCGGTCTATCCGGTCCTCCCCGGAGATAACAGGAATGCAAAGGCGATTGCCGGCCTCGCCAACCAGGCCGTGGTCGCCGGAAGGAAGCCCATAGATTTCTATCGTGAAATTGTCTCCGACGTAGGGGTCGAGTCGTTATCGGCGAAGGACAGCCAGAAGTTCCAGAGAGCGCTTGTTGATGAGCTCGAGGGCAGGAGACAGCAGATTTCGGGCATAAGCCTCGATGAAGAGGCGGCCAATCTCATAAAGTACCAGAAGTCTTTCGAAGCCGCAGCCAAGATGATCGGTATTGCCGACGAGCTCCTTGAAGTCCTGTTGGGGATGACCGGGAGGTAG
- a CDS encoding flagellar hook basal-body protein — protein MYKGSYIAMTGAVLRRQELDNVANNLANASTTGYKKTSFSSRLYPLMEGTSQSQSSLYPDARAMSYYGAYSIDTSEGNVKTTGNPLDIALRGEGFLAVQGEGEILYTRNGALSMDKEGFITTGNGMKVLDTNNRPIRIEGSSVTIHADGTVYADANQAGRLKLVALAGIQHAGNSLFSGNENGAAKAEVVQGSIEMSNVNPVSELVGLISALREYEAAQKIIQNFQDLSQKTVSELPRV, from the coding sequence ATGTACAAAGGTTCTTATATAGCAATGACGGGAGCGGTGCTGAGACGTCAAGAACTGGACAACGTAGCCAATAATTTGGCAAACGCCAGTACGACCGGGTATAAGAAGACCTCGTTCTCTTCCCGCCTCTATCCTCTCATGGAAGGGACCTCACAGAGCCAGAGCTCCCTCTATCCCGATGCGCGGGCGATGAGCTATTACGGCGCCTACTCGATCGATACTTCGGAAGGCAACGTCAAGACCACCGGGAACCCCCTCGATATCGCCCTCAGGGGAGAGGGCTTTCTGGCTGTCCAGGGCGAGGGGGAGATACTCTATACGCGGAACGGCGCCCTGTCCATGGACAAGGAGGGATTCATCACGACCGGGAACGGGATGAAGGTACTCGATACGAACAACCGGCCCATACGGATCGAAGGCTCTTCCGTAACGATACATGCCGACGGTACCGTCTATGCTGATGCCAACCAGGCGGGCAGGCTGAAGCTGGTCGCCCTTGCCGGTATCCAGCACGCCGGCAACTCGCTCTTTTCGGGCAATGAGAACGGCGCTGCAAAGGCTGAAGTAGTGCAGGGAAGCATCGAGATGTCGAATGTGAACCCGGTGAGCGAGCTGGTCGGGCTCATCAGCGCACTGCGCGAGTACGAGGCTGCGCAGAAGATCATCCAGAATTTCCAGGACCTGTCGCAGAAGACGGTCTCCGAGCTCCCGAGGGTCTAA
- a CDS encoding flagellar assembly protein FliW, with translation MKLKTTRFGEIDVDEGRVITFPLGVPGFPELKRYVLVEYKEPVKWLQSADDPDVAFIVTDPFVIFPDYSITIDDETESYLGIRESKDVVTLTILTVGNNAITANLKAPIIVNSATLKAVQVLLEDERYSFRAPLPPLPKTTETP, from the coding sequence ATGAAGCTAAAGACGACTCGATTTGGTGAAATAGACGTCGATGAGGGGAGGGTCATTACGTTTCCTCTGGGCGTTCCGGGTTTCCCTGAACTGAAGCGGTACGTTCTTGTCGAATATAAGGAGCCGGTGAAGTGGCTGCAGTCAGCGGACGACCCCGATGTGGCGTTTATCGTAACCGATCCCTTCGTTATTTTCCCTGACTATTCGATTACCATAGATGATGAGACCGAGAGTTACCTCGGGATAAGGGAGTCCAAAGATGTCGTGACGCTCACTATTCTTACCGTCGGTAATAATGCTATCACCGCTAATTTGAAGGCCCCGATAATCGTAAACAGCGCCACGCTCAAAGCGGTACAGGTACTGCTTGAGGATGAGCGGTATTCATTCAGAGCTCCTCTCCCGCCACTTCCCAAAACAACAGAAACACCTTAG
- a CDS encoding flagellar basal body L-ring protein FlgH yields MLPVTLKKEAGTVSNIRRSMVLVTASVAVLAASAGCSGLREARDIKDAPMPPKYVESRQREFQPSEGSLWKDSASLFEDRKARRINDLVTILVTERTTASKTATTNANRESSADYAITQLPSGMRINNLPLVNDLTNGVRGNGTSDFAGKGDTSREGRMTATITAKVIEVLPNDNLVLEARKEVVVNNEKEIIVFRGIVRPDDISPTNTILSQNVADAQIYLVGDGVLNDKQSQGWLVRLLDQVWPF; encoded by the coding sequence ATGCTGCCTGTCACGTTGAAGAAAGAGGCCGGAACCGTCTCAAATATCAGGAGGAGTATGGTGCTGGTTACCGCTTCGGTAGCGGTGCTGGCAGCCTCTGCCGGATGCTCGGGGCTCAGGGAGGCCCGCGATATCAAGGATGCCCCCATGCCTCCCAAATATGTGGAGAGCAGGCAGAGAGAATTCCAGCCCTCGGAGGGCTCGCTCTGGAAAGACAGCGCCTCCCTTTTCGAGGACCGCAAGGCACGGAGAATCAACGATCTGGTGACGATACTGGTGACAGAGAGGACGACGGCATCCAAGACGGCGACGACCAATGCGAACCGCGAGTCCTCGGCAGATTATGCCATCACCCAGCTGCCGTCCGGCATGCGGATCAATAATCTTCCCCTGGTCAATGACCTGACCAACGGGGTGAGGGGAAACGGGACCTCTGATTTTGCCGGCAAGGGCGACACCTCGCGGGAAGGGAGAATGACGGCGACCATAACCGCCAAGGTGATCGAAGTCCTCCCCAACGACAATCTCGTGCTCGAGGCGCGCAAAGAGGTGGTCGTGAACAATGAAAAAGAGATCATCGTCTTCCGGGGAATCGTACGGCCCGATGATATCTCGCCGACCAATACGATCCTTTCCCAGAATGTGGCGGATGCGCAGATCTACCTCGTCGGCGACGGTGTTCTGAACGATAAGCAGTCCCAGGGATGGCTGGTGCGGCTCCTGGATCAGGTCTGGCCGTTCTAA
- the flgL gene encoding flagellar hook-associated protein FlgL, which translates to MKITMKMFYDRFLSGIQRNMNAVIRDSEQLSTGRRISKPSDDPTAMSRIVNYNVLLSSTGEYMRAITAAKSPLEAFDASFVTLTDNLTRATELALNGANGTMDARSRQMIAKEIDGLIESSVGIANTKIGDRYIFSGFQSDTAPINTTTREFISDMNALEIDIGVNAKMRLNISAGDLFSFKRNSTADSQNAILPPYNWTNSGTITIPDADPISALYTSSGVFTNPAADVLSANGGTLTITLGDNDASPVTVAIGAAQDADLSGDYSLNEVRNAINGQAGSKVKAEVVNFNTTGNPANDDYRIVIASVPAGNSEKIKIQVASADAAGTGLYRLGYDPTGSQSMVLGTDITNYNYITDPTNANYYSFNNNYLNENYLLRALHFLKTALEANDTGRVQKSLGYLNSISDKLSQMTAEVGARLNKLDAEERYHDDREYNVRTYLSSEQDTDMAKVITDMAQRQTALESLRTVSTDFMRTSLFDFLR; encoded by the coding sequence ATGAAGATCACGATGAAGATGTTCTATGACCGTTTCCTTTCCGGCATCCAGCGGAATATGAATGCTGTGATAAGGGACAGCGAGCAGCTCTCGACAGGCCGGCGGATCAGCAAGCCGTCCGACGACCCTACGGCGATGTCGAGGATCGTGAACTATAATGTGCTCCTCTCATCCACCGGCGAGTACATGAGGGCGATCACGGCGGCAAAGAGCCCGCTCGAGGCCTTCGACGCATCTTTTGTAACCCTCACCGATAACTTGACGAGGGCCACCGAGCTCGCCCTGAACGGCGCCAATGGCACCATGGACGCCCGGTCCCGGCAGATGATCGCAAAAGAGATCGACGGACTGATTGAGAGTTCCGTAGGCATTGCAAACACGAAAATCGGCGACCGGTACATATTCTCCGGCTTCCAGTCGGATACCGCGCCGATCAATACCACGACACGCGAATTCATCTCGGATATGAATGCGCTCGAAATAGACATCGGTGTCAACGCGAAGATGAGGCTGAATATCTCGGCCGGCGATCTCTTCAGCTTTAAACGAAACAGCACTGCCGATTCTCAAAATGCCATACTGCCGCCGTATAATTGGACTAATAGCGGAACCATAACTATCCCTGATGCTGATCCCATTTCCGCCCTTTACACGTCCTCCGGTGTGTTTACCAATCCGGCAGCTGACGTTCTTTCGGCAAATGGCGGGACGCTGACCATAACCCTCGGGGATAACGACGCATCACCAGTAACGGTTGCCATCGGCGCAGCTCAGGACGCCGATCTCAGTGGTGATTACAGCCTGAATGAAGTGCGGAACGCCATCAACGGACAGGCAGGGTCGAAAGTAAAGGCAGAGGTTGTCAATTTCAATACAACCGGCAACCCCGCAAATGATGATTACCGGATTGTCATTGCGTCGGTCCCTGCGGGAAACTCGGAAAAGATTAAGATTCAGGTTGCCTCTGCTGATGCTGCGGGGACCGGCCTTTACCGGCTCGGTTATGATCCCACCGGATCGCAATCGATGGTTCTGGGGACCGATATCACCAATTACAATTATATTACCGATCCGACTAACGCAAACTACTACAGTTTCAATAATAATTACCTGAACGAGAATTACCTTTTAAGAGCACTGCACTTTCTGAAGACCGCGCTTGAGGCCAACGATACCGGAAGAGTACAGAAGTCGCTTGGATATCTGAATAGCATATCGGACAAGCTTTCCCAGATGACGGCCGAGGTAGGTGCGCGCCTGAACAAGCTGGATGCCGAGGAAAGGTATCACGATGACAGGGAGTATAATGTAAGGACCTATCTTTCCAGTGAACAGGATACGGATATGGCGAAAGTGATAACCGATATGGCCCAGCGGCAGACTGCGCTCGAAAGCCTCAGGACTGTTTCGACTGATTTTATGCGCACGAGCCTTTTCGATTTCCTGCGATGA
- the flgG gene encoding flagellar basal-body rod protein FlgG, with protein sequence MIRSLFTAATGMQAQQLNVDVISNNIANVNTVGFKRSRADFQDLLYQTLKAPGVPSAEGIQVPSGIQVGLGVRPVAVQKLFTQGDFIPTGNDLDLVIEGDGFFQVTRPDGTIAYTRAGAFKLDRDGRIVNSDGFPIEPAITIPADTTKVTVGFDGRVTVLQPGNTAPVDIGTIEIARFVNPAGLQAIGKNLFLATDASGEAIIGAPSAEGRGTLSQGFLENSNVNVVEELANLITAQRAFDLNSRAIQASDEMLQTTSGLKR encoded by the coding sequence ATGATTCGCTCACTCTTCACCGCAGCAACAGGCATGCAGGCCCAGCAGCTGAATGTGGATGTCATATCGAACAATATCGCCAACGTCAATACCGTCGGGTTCAAGCGGAGCCGGGCCGATTTCCAGGACCTCCTCTACCAGACGCTGAAGGCGCCGGGTGTCCCGTCTGCGGAAGGAATACAGGTCCCCTCCGGCATACAGGTGGGGCTCGGAGTGCGGCCGGTGGCGGTCCAGAAGCTCTTTACGCAGGGCGACTTCATCCCTACCGGCAATGATCTTGATCTCGTTATCGAGGGTGACGGCTTCTTCCAGGTGACGAGACCGGACGGCACGATCGCCTATACGAGGGCAGGGGCATTCAAGCTCGACCGGGACGGGAGGATCGTCAACTCCGACGGGTTTCCTATCGAACCTGCCATCACGATCCCGGCCGATACTACCAAGGTGACGGTCGGGTTCGACGGCCGCGTCACGGTCCTGCAGCCCGGCAACACCGCGCCGGTAGACATCGGCACGATCGAGATAGCCCGTTTTGTGAACCCCGCCGGACTCCAGGCTATCGGGAAGAACCTCTTCCTCGCCACCGATGCTTCAGGGGAAGCGATTATCGGCGCGCCGAGCGCCGAGGGCAGGGGAACGCTGAGCCAGGGGTTCCTCGAGAACTCGAATGTCAATGTCGTCGAGGAGCTCGCGAATCTGATCACCGCCCAGAGAGCGTTCGACCTCAACTCCAGGGCGATTCAAGCCTCTGACGAGATGCTCCAGACCACCTCGGGGCTGAAGCGGTAA
- a CDS encoding flagellar basal body P-ring protein FlgI produces MVTLFLAIIGALIMLPASYGTSHAERIKDIATFSGVRENELFGYGIVVGLNGTGDKDGTYIFQPFANMLTKMGISVNPADVKGKTKNVAAVMVTAKLPTMTKPGSKFDVQVASIGDAKSLQGGMLVMTPLKGPDGNVYAVAQGSVSIGGFVAGGGGAQTIKNHPNSGVVPNGAIVEREVPVQLNRKNRLDVMLMTQDLTTAKRIADSINGQLQGNYAKAEGPSTVAVNVPESYTDKVVDLMSAIELITVDVDVPARVVINERTGTVVIGENVTISPVALAHGGLTIEIKTEFQVSQPPPFAPGSAETVVVPKQETKVEEKKAALVEVKGATIGELVKALNALGITPKDLVAILQAIKTSGSLKAELVIM; encoded by the coding sequence TTGGTTACTTTATTCCTTGCCATAATCGGCGCCCTCATCATGCTCCCTGCATCGTATGGAACTTCTCATGCCGAAAGGATCAAGGATATCGCTACCTTTTCCGGGGTGAGGGAGAATGAGCTTTTCGGTTACGGCATCGTCGTCGGCCTCAACGGCACCGGGGATAAGGACGGCACCTATATATTCCAACCTTTTGCAAATATGCTTACGAAGATGGGAATCAGTGTCAATCCCGCTGATGTAAAAGGAAAGACGAAAAACGTTGCCGCGGTCATGGTGACGGCCAAGCTCCCCACCATGACCAAGCCCGGCTCGAAATTCGACGTCCAGGTGGCGTCCATCGGCGATGCCAAGAGCCTGCAGGGAGGAATGCTGGTGATGACCCCCCTGAAGGGGCCTGACGGCAATGTCTACGCCGTTGCCCAAGGGTCGGTCTCGATCGGCGGCTTCGTTGCGGGCGGAGGCGGCGCACAGACGATCAAGAACCATCCCAACTCCGGCGTGGTTCCGAACGGGGCGATCGTGGAGCGGGAGGTGCCGGTGCAGCTGAACCGCAAGAACAGGCTCGATGTTATGCTGATGACGCAGGACCTGACCACGGCAAAACGCATTGCAGACAGCATTAACGGGCAATTGCAGGGGAACTACGCCAAAGCCGAAGGTCCTTCGACGGTCGCCGTGAATGTACCGGAATCGTATACCGATAAGGTTGTAGACCTTATGTCTGCTATCGAATTGATCACTGTGGATGTCGATGTGCCGGCGCGGGTAGTCATTAATGAGCGTACCGGTACGGTCGTCATCGGCGAGAATGTCACTATCAGCCCTGTCGCCCTGGCCCACGGCGGGCTTACTATTGAAATAAAAACCGAATTCCAGGTATCCCAGCCTCCTCCCTTTGCACCCGGGAGCGCAGAGACCGTCGTTGTTCCGAAGCAGGAGACCAAGGTCGAAGAGAAGAAGGCCGCTCTTGTCGAGGTCAAGGGAGCGACGATAGGCGAGCTGGTCAAGGCCCTCAATGCCCTGGGCATCACGCCGAAGGACCTCGTCGCGATCCTGCAGGCGATCAAGACTTCGGGAAGTCTCAAGGCGGAACTGGTGATAATGTGA
- a CDS encoding flagellar protein FlgN — MTHLYDELIGVLEKEFALCTSLVELLQREKEVIVKLDPGALEQLLTEKEVLTTSIRACDEARERILDTLQLKNKTLSEVAASAGELYRDRLADLSTKFTSIIESITELNAFNSKLIEKSLHYIKTSYRFLNTFDVDVRQKVSLEA; from the coding sequence TTGACTCACTTGTATGACGAGCTGATCGGTGTTCTCGAGAAAGAGTTTGCGTTATGCACCAGTCTCGTGGAGCTGCTGCAGAGAGAGAAAGAGGTGATCGTCAAACTCGATCCGGGCGCCCTTGAGCAGCTGCTCACCGAAAAAGAAGTGCTCACGACCAGTATTCGCGCGTGCGACGAGGCTCGTGAGCGGATACTCGATACCTTGCAGCTGAAGAACAAGACCCTCTCCGAGGTCGCCGCCTCTGCGGGCGAGCTTTACCGGGACAGGCTCGCCGACCTCTCGACGAAGTTTACGTCCATTATCGAAAGCATAACGGAGCTCAATGCTTTCAATAGCAAGCTTATCGAAAAGTCCCTTCACTACATAAAAACATCGTACAGATTTTTGAATACCTTCGATGTAGACGTCCGTCAAAAAGTTTCTCTGGAGGCGTGA
- the greA gene encoding transcription elongation factor GreA yields the protein MSRVPMTPEGYQKLKDELERLLKVERPKNIQDIAEARAHGDLSENAEYHAAKERQSFIEGRIQELQGKLALADVIDPARINQSRIAFGATVKVLDVEADTEYEFVLVGPDEADVKSGKISISSPVGRALIGKEVGDVAMVKAPARTIEYEIVEINFV from the coding sequence ATGAGCCGCGTGCCGATGACCCCCGAGGGCTACCAGAAGCTGAAAGACGAGCTCGAGCGGCTGTTGAAGGTCGAGCGGCCGAAGAATATCCAGGACATTGCCGAAGCCCGTGCGCACGGCGACCTGTCGGAAAATGCCGAGTACCATGCTGCGAAGGAGCGGCAGTCGTTCATAGAAGGCCGCATTCAGGAGCTCCAGGGAAAGCTGGCCCTGGCCGATGTCATCGATCCTGCCAGGATAAACCAGTCGCGTATCGCCTTCGGCGCCACGGTGAAGGTGCTCGATGTCGAGGCCGACACCGAGTACGAGTTCGTTCTGGTCGGCCCCGATGAGGCGGACGTCAAGAGCGGCAAGATATCGATCAGCTCTCCGGTCGGCAGGGCGCTGATCGGCAAAGAGGTCGGCGATGTCGCTATGGTCAAGGCCCCGGCCAGGACCATCGAATACGAAATCGTAGAGATCAACTTTGTCTAG
- the flgA gene encoding flagellar basal body P-ring formation chaperone FlgA, which produces MKRAILHNASALLICFVFLFAAGGARAAGKPAVLSAVEERVRNELLQTLSPDVELMSLRLVRGGDVLVNERIYSIAGLSVNGYSGRNRITYLVSLIDEKGRTESITVEASYDLLKEVLVASKRLPAGTLLSGDDFYSVRQRGSRLPAGAVTERSEVEGKMLKTALGQGVVIKADHLTSQLTVKRGQKVEVVVEGASVVVATKGMLRSDAVIGGGARVMCDISKKEINGILISPQTVKVKL; this is translated from the coding sequence ATGAAAAGAGCTATTCTTCATAATGCCTCGGCGCTGCTGATCTGCTTTGTCTTTTTGTTCGCGGCGGGTGGCGCACGCGCGGCAGGCAAGCCCGCGGTGCTGTCCGCCGTTGAAGAGCGCGTGCGCAACGAGCTGCTACAGACCCTGTCTCCCGATGTCGAGCTCATGAGTCTCAGGCTGGTCAGGGGAGGAGATGTCCTTGTGAATGAAAGGATATACTCGATAGCCGGTCTCTCGGTGAACGGATACAGCGGGAGGAACAGGATTACCTATCTCGTGTCGCTCATCGACGAGAAGGGCCGGACGGAGAGTATCACGGTCGAGGCATCCTACGATCTCCTCAAGGAGGTCCTGGTCGCCTCGAAGCGGCTTCCGGCCGGTACCCTCCTGAGCGGCGATGATTTTTATTCGGTGAGACAGAGGGGGTCCCGTCTGCCCGCGGGTGCGGTAACCGAGCGGAGCGAGGTGGAAGGCAAGATGCTCAAGACCGCTCTCGGCCAGGGAGTCGTCATAAAGGCCGATCACCTGACCTCCCAATTGACCGTAAAGCGGGGACAGAAAGTTGAAGTTGTTGTTGAAGGAGCCAGCGTAGTCGTCGCGACAAAAGGCATGTTGAGAAGCGATGCGGTGATCGGAGGCGGTGCTCGGGTCATGTGCGACATCTCGAAGAAGGAGATCAACGGTATCCTCATCTCGCCCCAGACCGTTAAGGTGAAGCTATGA
- a CDS encoding M23 family metallopeptidase: MKPIDNMTNNMAKELSSPQKGGQAPDQKAFAREVETVFLNEFLKIMMEQTSFGKDKVISSFMPLITTEIARSLAERGMGIGDFISKGAEIKGTSEAFPLPESSTLTNRGRTENDVPGDNGNPAPDSERNVILRLPVEGRISSGFGLRHDPIDGRLRPHHGMDIAVPEGTPVAAAASGIVIFSGYSNTYGNCIIVKHEDGRTTLYAHNAVNRVKAGDSIKADDIIALSGSTGKSTGPHLHFEVRKDGVPINPMGEIG, encoded by the coding sequence GTGAAACCGATTGACAATATGACCAACAATATGGCAAAAGAACTGTCGTCTCCACAAAAGGGCGGGCAGGCCCCTGATCAGAAGGCGTTTGCCAGGGAGGTCGAGACCGTCTTCTTGAACGAATTTCTGAAGATCATGATGGAACAGACCTCATTCGGCAAGGACAAGGTCATCTCGTCGTTTATGCCCTTAATCACCACCGAGATCGCCCGGTCTTTGGCAGAGCGTGGAATGGGCATAGGAGACTTTATCAGCAAAGGAGCAGAAATAAAAGGGACGTCTGAAGCATTCCCGCTTCCCGAAAGCAGTACTTTAACAAATCGTGGCCGTACGGAGAACGATGTGCCGGGTGACAACGGCAATCCTGCTCCGGACTCTGAACGTAACGTTATACTCAGGCTTCCTGTAGAAGGGAGGATATCGTCCGGCTTCGGGCTGAGGCATGACCCGATCGACGGCAGACTGCGACCCCATCACGGTATGGATATCGCGGTACCTGAAGGGACCCCGGTTGCTGCCGCTGCGTCTGGAATTGTAATATTCAGCGGATATTCAAATACTTATGGAAACTGTATTATAGTGAAACATGAAGACGGTCGTACTACCCTCTATGCGCACAACGCGGTCAACAGGGTGAAGGCAGGAGATTCGATAAAAGCCGACGATATTATTGCACTTTCAGGATCAACGGGGAAATCTACAGGACCCCACCTGCACTTCGAGGTGCGGAAAGACGGAGTACCGATAAACCCGATGGGGGAGATAGGCTAA